The DNA window ttgatttgttggttTGATTGGAGAAATCCTTGTGTTAAAGTGaagattaaaatattcaatcctTAACGAACTACTAAACTATGATACTCCAAAGCAATATGCTGGCACGCTTGATTTAGTTGTTATCTGTGTACTTTGAAATGGCTTGAACAGAGGGCATATGTTGATGTTCTTTTATGGCACTTGCTTCTTGAGAGATCATTAGCTTCTACCAAAGTGTGTGGCACTTTTAATGAAAACTAGGTACCAGATTCAAGTGGAGGTTGTAATGTATTGGAAATATTGTATGGCAAGTGTAGGACTCTCGTGGTTTCAGCAACATATATGATGGTCTTGACATGAAACATCTACTATCTGCTTATAAGGATAGAaagattatttataatttctgAGCACCATTATCTATCATCCTTACCTCAAAGCTCACTCCTGCCTTCTTTCTCACTATATTTTTGACTTACTCTTTATGTCCATGTTATCTCCTCTACACTAATTACAGCAACCAACTAATGAATGATAAGATTCCTACTACTTCACAATCAATACAAACACATAATGACACAAAAGTTTTTACAACCGCCTAATAATCTTTCACAAGTACGTGGTTCCAATTTTAGTAGTATGATTTATCTTCGGGTTTTCTGATTACTTCAACGTTTATCTGGGGAGTCAATATTGCTTGTAATACTagagaaaatgagaaataaTGTGAGGCCAGTTATTATAAAGTTGTGAAACTTCACCCTATCATGGAAATGGATTCAAGACTGGGAGTCTGTGTATTGCTATTAGGCATATCATTGGTGCTAGTTATTTAAGCTGGAAAGTTTATCATTCTCTTTTTACCTTATAAAGTAAGGATAATGGGAGCTACATATGACACTAGtaatatagtattaattttataatttgatatgaattatacattatttatgcAATCGGGGCATATTTTCCCAAATTTTGTTCCCACACTAACTGGACACGTGGTTGCCATGGCCCAGGCCTATTAGAATCAAACTGTTTTCATATAAACCAAACAAACTGAACGCACATAGTAACTCAAACATGCTTTATGTTGGACAGTTAATGTCTCTGTTCAATTTCATTCAACGTCCTGCttttataaattatagtttAGAATCTTcgtatgtgtgtttatttttcatattcaGAATGTTTCTTGTCGATTGGACCTGCATCATTTGTAGGAACAGAACCATTTTCTTCGTACTTCCCCATGAGTTGTGCACTATCTATCTTCTTCACACGTGTCACTGAGTGACTGAATATAACAATTTGCTATAGCCCTAGGTATAGAAAGTTTGAGGTCGTGTCACGTGTGCATGTGTTGGCCTAGTGATAGTGTAGTTAATACCCGAGGCCAAAGGTCTCGGGTTCGAGTCCACCATGACCCGGCCTTCAAATTTTGTTCATTTATCAGTATAAAAAGTTTGAGGTGTGATTCCTTCAAGGTGAGGTTTGTGATAGAAGAATTTGATGTGGAGGAAAAATTCACGGAAAATCTGTCATTTGGTACCCACTAACCAATGTGGTAAAGAAACGTCAAATATATTGTGTTAAAGCTAAAATATAGTTCTAATTCTCTACTTGTACCCTTGCAATTAATGACATGTGTAAGTGTGAGCTAAGTGGTAAAGGTTATGCTTGAATATGTCAGCATAACATAGAGAACTGATGCGAAGGTATACATCATGAGAGAGAAGAATCCTATCCATCTGTATCCAAGCATTTACATGCCTCAAAATCTATGTGACTCTTGGTAATGCCAGTGATAAATCTGTGAACAGAAACTTTAGGAGAAATTAGTTTGAGATGTAAGCTCTGCTGTTACGTCAATAAGGATAGGTAAGCTCTAATGGTGTttacaaaaatcacaaaaacatGGATAATTAAGCATGTGGCTTGTCGTAATCTATCTTGCATTAATAACACGGACTACTTTAAGCTGTAATCTTTGGTCTTGATTTTGAGCCTATGTTTACCATCATTTGACATCCAACATGCTTGTTTCCATCGGGGCAGATCGGAGACCTTTAATGCACGTGCTTTCAACGAATGGGTAGAGTTGGCTGAGGCTCCTGCAATAGCCCCTGGCCTGAGATTGTACAAGGAGCTACAGGAGCTAGGCTTCACAGTATTTCTGTTGACTGGTCGGGATGAATATCAGAGGCACGCTACCGAGCGTAATCTAATGTATGCTGGATTCAACAACTGGGAAAAGCTTATCCTCAGGTAAATAAACGTATACCTGCTTCTGATACGATGCTGTTAAGCTCGATAGTTTGCAGAAGAACCACACTCTATGTGGATGCACAGCGCATCTGCACTACTTAGATCCAAATTGGGGATTAAAACCACTACCCCAATTGGTATGGATGCACCGTATATTTAGATGTACACAAGACAGGTGTTCGTCTTTGCTGAATTTGGCAGTAACATGCGTTCATGGATGAAACAGGGGAAAGGCTGATGACGGTACGCCGGCAACAGTGTATAAATCCGCGAAGAGGAAGGAGATAGAGGATGCAGGTTACATAATCCACGGGAGCTCCGGAGATCAGTGGAGCGACTTGATAGGATTCGCTGTGGCAAGACGATCCTTCAAATTACCAAACCCCTTATACTACGTTGCCTAGTATGGAGAGAAGTCATTTTTTGTCTAATCCAAGCATTAGCTACTGGTCTTGCAAACATTTCCAGGTCTTTTCACggatttttcttgattcaaaaAATAAGGATGCATTGGCAGTTTGAGGTCAGATGAAGGAAGTAGTCTCCTTGCTTTGTTTTATATAACTGCATTTAGGCCGTTGTAAATATTTGCGACTTCAACGAAGTTTAACCTTTTTTGGTAATTTTATTTCGAACGCCTCTCTGATCTTCTACTACTATAgaataatttatattaattgttttttatttttaaaatttctaaacaaattaattaatttaacatgGAGCATTTATTAATAGTATGTATAAAAGTTTAGTCTAATTTAAGATCTTTGTTTAGTATACTAGAATAGATCCAACTATTCACTTCTACATACAATAAAAAGTTTCTCAAATAACTTCTTGTGGGCATGATCACTTGGTTTTTGTTGGGACACAATTTAatgtataataatattattagctCCTCTATATATTAATTACTACTGTTCAATTATCaatgttttaaattatatagTACTGTACTAAATAACTTATTGAAAACTTTAAGAGGGGTATAGTATTTGATAGtagtatatacaaatattagGAAATTTTGAGACCTAATTTTTCAGCATCCAACAAACGTTATTGAGATGGTTGGTGGTAAAGCATAGCTCACACTTTGAGAATCAATTTCCATAATGATTTAACAAAGTCTGATAATAATTGGACAGAAGTTGAAAAATATGAGGTGTATGAAATGAGATAAATGGAGGAAtattttatagaataaaaaataaaataaaaatataatgattCCCAATTACTAGTAATTCTCAACTATTATCATAATCATGTAagtattttttgaaataaattatataagtATGTAAAAGCAAAAAGAAAGGATGAATTTCCATTGCAGTCATAAGAGCATGCgtaacgcaaggggccgggccgcatctcgcgagtcccggcccgtcctgagcgttgcacggaggagagtcacggcccaggccgctcccggggccgcgttcccggcctggctagcgtcccgcgtcccggcccgggaCGGCGTTGCACGGTGATGGGCCGCAAGGCGCGAGTCCCGGCCAAGCGTTGCACGGTtacgggccgggccgcaaatccattttttttaattcgatgtctataaatacgagcctTTGTTGTGCATAAATCTTACGTGCATTCAATTTCAATCCTACGTTACATTTCAATCCTCTATTAACTCGAACAATTATACCCTTTGTGTCGGTGTaaatggattggttcaacagcgatcaacgtgagatggaggagttcgttaactcgaacaattggtacataccggCGTCGCCaccaatccgtctctggataagatgtccgacactttgtcggagatgaatattacatggcggatgagccagctgacggagttgacagcgagggatacatcgaagatgtcggacgaggagctcgagttgcaccgtgagatgatcgcctaccttcgcgcccaaatgaagaagtagtagtcgtggccagggtttcttgtattttaaatttgcttcgtctagtaatgtaatgttaatttcgaatgaacaatgcattttcccggtttcaattgttcaacgaattgcgttttcgagttaaataggttggagttgtgaatagtgtcatttattagttgcggcccgagttgcggccgcctgcagggttacagcagttggggcatgggccgcaactgtagaggaatgatgacgtggaggagacttggggccggaaatggggacggggttactgATGCCCTAAGCAACGACCATGATGTGCACTCGCAAGTGGGACGTACAGGTGCTTGACGGTTGGAAACCGAATCCAGGTGATGGACTGCGGACAGGGCTCGAGCCGCATGCTCGCACACCTGCCACGTCAGCCAGCCCGCGGTGAGTGATCAACCATCATAATATCAGATTAGGATTCTTAATCTACGCAATTAAGTTACTAACGACCAAGCCTACTTGGCCAAGGACACATTCATATCAACGAGAATATCTCAGCTGACACAAAAtgtaaaaacaaattaaaaaacttTATCCAAATCCCACATTTGtgggaaaatatatttaattaaatcggaAAAGCCCCAAAATCATGACTTTTTCCGTTAATGAAAGAGGGAAAAATCGGGTTTCTGGGGCAGTTTACATTAAAGATAACGTAAATGtactcattttgttatctattccacatatgggaaaaacgccaatgcaATTGGCGTGTctttaagtaaaaacgccaatattAATGGCGTGTTTACACGTAAAgacgccaacgtaggtggcgttttatacttgtgtCGTATTTTGGGCGTATTCTCTCCAATTGCAATTACGTTGAAAaacgccaacttggttggcgtcTATTCCTGAAAAAACGCCTTTGTAATTGGCGTGTGTATTGTTGTACAAACGCCGAACAGATTGGCGTGCTTAAGGAAAGACGCAAACACGAGTAGCGTGTTTACTGAAGTCgcgaaaaacgccaacctgagtggcgtgtttactTGTTTTgcgaaaaacgccaacctgagtGGCGTGTTCACCTAGTCGCGAAAAACGCCAACCCGAGTGGCGTGTTTTCACAGGCTGATATACCAGCCGtgcctcccccaaatcgcgaaaatctcacaatacacacacttcgCAATTTCTCCAAGCTGCGCGCCTCCTCTCCGCGAAATCACCtcctctccgtgatttcggcctacattcatcaatcggtgctattcttccccaaattcatctattttcttcggttagtatgcttaccttttacattattagagtaagTGGTGGATAGTTAGCTAGTAGGGTTTGTAATGtgttgtgaattgagtagaaatattatgcattttggattggttgaatgacattattgttgattattatgttggattgtttgggtttaagtgaatttgtgtataaatttgattataaacctaaaccctagggttgttatagctaaaaaattgggcaaattgttttggtttatgtgggttttggttgatgtatgttgattagtttgaattgttaaatttgtttatattgttaggtttgtcaaattgaaattggacaaattgaaattgttaggttaggcaaaattgaaattgggcagattgaaattgttaggttggaCGAATTGTTAATTTAAATAGTTAATTTTGTATAGGTGA is part of the Salvia splendens isolate huo1 chromosome 6, SspV2, whole genome shotgun sequence genome and encodes:
- the LOC121807136 gene encoding acid phosphatase 1-like, which codes for MALILITLMVILAAGPTWSAPSIIQMRSEKKTLLATDELYCSSWRFTVETNDAGAWTRVPVRCVDFLKDYITGDLYAAELEAVAANAAEYARAIGISGDGRDAWVFDIDETLLSNVPYYAGHGFGSETFNARAFNEWVELAEAPAIAPGLRLYKELQELGFTVFLLTGRDEYQRHATERNLMYAGFNNWEKLILRGKADDGTPATVYKSAKRKEIEDAGYIIHGSSGDQWSDLIGFAVARRSFKLPNPLYYVA